CGTCCTGGGGGTCCGTGGAGGCCTGGAGTTCGGCGAGGTAGCCCGTACGCTCCAGGACCGCTTCCAGGATGGTGGCGGGACCGGCGCCGGACTCGACGATCGTCCGCAGCTCCTCCATGAGGACGTTGAAGCGCTTGACGGCGTTGGCGGAGCGGGCCGCCATGCCGTAGGCCTCGTCGACCCGGCGCAGCGCCTGCGGGAAGGTGATCTTCTCGCGCGCCGACAGGGCGTCGATCATCGCCTCGGCACGGTCGCCGATACCGCGCTTGGGAACGTTCAGGATGCGGCGCAGCGGGACGGTGTCCTCGGGGTTGGCGAGCACCCGCAGATAGGCGAGGACATCGCGGACCTCCTTGCGCTCGTAGAAGCGCACTCCGCCGACGACCTTGTAGGGCAGCCCGACCCGGATGAAGATCTCTTCGAAGACCCGGGACTGGGCGTTGGTGCGGTAGAAGACCGCGACGTCGCCGGCCTTGGCGTCCTTGGCGTCCGTCAGCCGGTCGATCTCGTCGGCGACGAACTGGGCCTCGTCGTGCTCGGTGTCGGCGACATAGCCGGTGATCTTGGGGCCGGTGCCGGCGTCCGTCCAGAGGTTCTTGGGGCGGCGGTTCTCGTTGCGCTCGATGACGGCGTTGGCGGCGGACAGGATCGTCTGCGACGAGCGGTAGTTCTGCTCCAGCAGGATCGTGGTCGCGTCCGGGTAGTCCTCCTCGAACTGGAGGATGTTGCGGATCGTGGCGCCGCGGAAGGCGTAGATCGACTGGTCGGCGTCACCGACGACGCAGAGCTCCGCGGCGGATTCGGCGGGGCCGACCAGCTCGCGGACGAGGGTGTACTGGGCGTGGTTGGTGTCCTGGTACTCGTCGACGAGGACATGGCGGAAGCGGCGGCGGTAGTGCTCGGCGACATCCGGGAAGGCCTGGAGCAGATTGACCGTCGTCATGATGATGTCGTCGAAGTCCAGGGCGTTGGCCTCGCGCAGCCGCGCCTGGTACATCGCGTACGCCTCGGCCAGCGTCTTCTCGAAGCCGTCGGCCGCCGTCCCGGCGAAGGTCTCCTCGTCGATGAGCTCGTTCTTGAGGTTGGAGATCTTCGCGCTGAAGGACTTGGGAGGGTAGCGCTTGGGGTCCAGATCCAGATCACGGCAGACCAGGGCCATCAGGCGCTTGGAATCGGCGGCATCGTAGATCGAGAAGGACGAGGTGAAGCCGAGCTTCTTGGACTCGCGGCGCAGGATGCGGACGCAGGCGCTGTGGAAGGTGGAGACCCACATGGCGTTCGCGCGCGGGCCGACCAGCTCCTCGACGCGC
This genomic stretch from Streptomyces nigrescens harbors:
- the pcrA gene encoding DNA helicase PcrA, encoding MSSLFDDSFLADLGHKGEEEHPPPPEDEHGPAPEEIPADLFGGRFDAPAPRESYYRDGAARPPVDAAALLEGLNDEQKAAVVHTGGPLLIVAGAGSGKTRVLTHRIAHLLAERHVHPGQILAITFTNKAAGEMKERVEELVGPRANAMWVSTFHSACVRILRRESKKLGFTSSFSIYDAADSKRLMALVCRDLDLDPKRYPPKSFSAKISNLKNELIDEETFAGTAADGFEKTLAEAYAMYQARLREANALDFDDIIMTTVNLLQAFPDVAEHYRRRFRHVLVDEYQDTNHAQYTLVRELVGPAESAAELCVVGDADQSIYAFRGATIRNILQFEEDYPDATTILLEQNYRSSQTILSAANAVIERNENRRPKNLWTDAGTGPKITGYVADTEHDEAQFVADEIDRLTDAKDAKAGDVAVFYRTNAQSRVFEEIFIRVGLPYKVVGGVRFYERKEVRDVLAYLRVLANPEDTVPLRRILNVPKRGIGDRAEAMIDALSAREKITFPQALRRVDEAYGMAARSANAVKRFNVLMEELRTIVESGAGPATILEAVLERTGYLAELQASTDPQDETRIENLQELAAVALEFEQDRGEANPGTLSDFLEQVALVADSDQIPDEDEEGSGVITLMTLHTAKGLEFPVVFLTGMEDGVFPHMRSLGQTKELEEERRLAYVGITRARERLYVTRSTMRSAWGQPSYNPPSRFLEEIPDDFVEWKRTGPATPSASMGGLSAGGGGGFSSSLSSSRAKGPSGFATRRSQDRPVVSLAVGDRVTHDSFGLGTVVGVKGSGDNAEATIDFGGEKPKRLLLRYAPVEKL